CGGCTTTGCCGGAATGGGCTCAAACTTTGGGAATGGTTTTCTCAATCATGCTTTGGGCCCCCAGCTGGGGAGGGATGATCAATGGCCTACTCACCCTGCGTGGAGCCTGGGATAGAGTACGCACCGATCCGGTTTTAAAATTTCTGGCAGCAGCGGTGACCTTCTACGGAATGGCCACCTTTGAAGGGCCTCTGCTTTCAATCAAATCGGTCAACTCGCTGGCTCATTATACCGATTGGATTATCGGCCACGTCCATGCCGGCACCCTGGGGTGGAACGCTTTTTTAATTTCGGGGATGTTTTATTATCTGGTTCCCAAACTCTGGAAGACAAAACTTTACAGCGTCAAACTGGCCAACTATCATTTCTGGTTTGGGACTCTGGGAATCATCCTCTATCTCTTGTCAATGTGGACGTCTGGTATTACCCAGGGCTTAATGCTGGGTGCGGTGGATGGCACAGGGCACCTGGTTTATCCGGATTTTGTTGAAACGGTCATTCGCATTACACCCCTTTATTGGGTGCGGGCCTTTGGTGGAATGCTGTACCTCTTCGGTTACATCCTCATGCTCTATAATTTTCGCAAAACGATTGCAGCAGCTCCTGCCGATCAAAGCGAAGAAGTTCATACCGCTTATGCGCTCTCAAGCCGAACGGCTCCGGAGGTATTTGAGGAAGAGCCTCACCGCATGTTAGAAGGCCTGCCCTCCATCTTTGCCATACTGACTGTCGCAGCAATTCTGGTGGGAACCCTTATTGAATTGGTTCCCACCTTAATGGCCAATCAAATGGTGGACGCGTCCACTCCTGTAAAACCCTACACCGCTCTGGAACTTGCCGGGCGAGATCTCTACATTCGAGAGGGTTGTTATCTTTGCCACTCCCAAATGATTCGACCCTTGGTACACGAAGAATTGCGCTACGGAAAAGCCTCTGAACCTGCAGAATCCGCTTATGATCATCCCTTTCAATGGGGTTCGAAACGCACAGGACCCGACCTCGCCCGTGTCGGAACAAAATATCCTGACCTGTGGCATTACAGGCACATGAGAGATCCGCGTGCGGTCACGCAAGGTTCTATTATGCCTATCTACCCCTGGCTTTACTCGCAGAAAATTGACGAAGACATCCTGACTAAAAAACTGGAAGTTATGAAATCAATGGGTGTGCCCTATTCGGAAGAAGAAATTAAAAATGCGAAAGAAGATGCGCAAAGTCAGGCCTCGAAGATTGCGCTGGGGCTGGAAAATCAGGGAGGAGAAAAAAATATGCAAGACAAAGAAATTATCGCCCTCATCGCCTACCTTCAACGCTTAGGCAAACCAGGAGGCAATTTATGATCCGCGAAACGCTCTCTCACTTTCCTCTGACCTGGCTTCCTTGTGTGGGAATGCTGATTTTTTTATTCCTCTTCCTCGCGGCCCTCTTTTGGGTCTATCGGAAGGACACAAAAGATTTCTATCAAAAGTTGGCCAAGCTTCCCTTAGAATAGATTTGGAGCCTAAAATGGATGATCCAAAAAAAAATCAAGAAGATAAATTGCTCCTCGATCACGAATACGATGGAATCAAGGAACTGGACAATCCTTTACCCAGGTGGTGGCTCGCCGGTTTTTATCTGGCCATTATTTTTGCGATTTTTTACATGAATTATTATTTTCTAGGAAATGGTCGAACTTTGAAAGAAGAATTTGATCGGGCAAAAGCGGAGAATAATTTAAAAATTCTGGCCAGCCGCCCCAAAGAAGGGCCCATCGATGAAAAAAAACTGGAAGCCTTGCTAGCCGATACAAAACAGGTGGCTCAAGGAAAAGCGGTTTTTGAAAAAAATTGTAGCCCCTGTCATGGCGCTCAAGGACAGGGAATTATTGGCCCAAATTTAACCGATGAGTATTGGATCCATGGAAAAGGAAAATTATCGGATATCCTCAAGGTAGTTTCAGAAGGAGTAAAAGAAAAAGGGATGCCCACTTGGGGGGCAATATTAAAACCCGATGAGCTCAATCAGGTGGTGGTATATGTAAAGTCTTTGAAAGGCTCCAATCCTGCAAATCCCAAGGCCCCGCAGGGAGAAAAAGTGGAGGAGTAAATTTATGGGCTCCCTCAACCCCAAAGACCTTCCTCCAGATCGCCTCAGCACTACCGACGAAAAAGGGAACCGCGTCTATTTGTATCCAGCGGAGGTAAAAGGGGTTTTTCAAAAATGGAGAACTCGTCTCCATGCTTTTTTGATAGTGTTCTTTCTTGCTTTACCCTGGATAAAAATTCAGGGCCACCCGCTGCTCTTGCTGGATATTCCCCATCGCCGCTTTGCCATTTTTGGGCTCACCTTCTGGGCTCACGATGCCCCCATGCTTTTTTTTGTCTTTGCCACCCTTTTTCTAGGCCTTGCCCTTTTAACCTGTCTGTTGGGTCGTGTCTGGTGTGGCTGGGCTTGTCCTCAAACTGTTTTTATTGAGGGGGTTTTCCGTCGAATAGAACGCTGGGTTGAAGGAGATTCTGTCTCGCGCAAACAGAGGGATGAAGGCCCCTTCAGCCTCCAAAAACTTTTCAAAAAAAGTATAAAATGGTTTCTGTTTTTGTTGGCTTCACTACTCCTTGCACACAGTTTTTTGGCCTACTTTGTAGGCAGCGATGAATTACTCCAAATGATGAGAAGCTCCCCCAGTGAAAATTTTACCCCATTTTTGGTGATGGCTATTAGCACGGGAATTGTCCTTTTTGATTTTGGATGGTTCCGCGAACAATTTTGTGTCATCGCCTGTCCTTACGGCCGCTTTCAATCGGTGTTCATGGATTCTCATTCCATCTCGGTGGCTTATGATGAGAAGCGGGGCGAACCCAGACGGGGTCAGTCCGCAGAAAAAGAAGGAGACTGCATCAACTGTTATCGTTGTGTACAGGTTTGCCCCACAGGAATTGACATACGCAGGGGCTTACAGTTGGAATGCGTGGCCTGTACGGCTTGTATCGACGCCTGTGATGAGGTCATGCTGAAAATAGAACGACCCAAAGGTTTAATTCGCTACGACAGTATCAGTCGTTTGAAAAACTCTAAACCCATTCCATGGATACGACCACGCACTCTTGTCTATGTGCTTTTACTATTGGGTTTGCTGAGTGCATTTGCATACACCCTCAGTCGCAGAGAAACTCTCAATGCCATGTTGCTCCGAGCCAAGGAAACTCCCTATCAGCAAATAGAGGAAAATGGGAAAAGCCTGATCATCAATCATTTCCGTATCAACTTTTCAAACGAGAGTTTTCACCCCATAAAAATAAATTTGGACTTGGCAGAGGGCTGGAAGGAAAAAGGAATAGAATTAATCACGGTCTCAAATCCGGTTTTGATTGAAGCGGGAATCAATACCAAAACAGATTTTTTTATCAAATTTCCAAAAACCCTTTTGATGAGCCAAGTGAATTCAATTCAAATTTTACTCCGACCTGAAAAAGAAGATTCGGAATTTAAAATTCAACGGAAGGATGTTACTTTGATGGGACCTTTTCAATGAACTCTACTGAACTGACTTTTAAAACCTTTGTCCCCCTCGCTATTCTGATAAGCAGTCTTGCCGGAAGCATGCATTGCGCAAGCATGTGCGGAGGCTTGGTGACGCTGGTCTCTCGCAACAAAATTTCACTTTGTTTTTATCATCTGGGAAGATTGCTCGGTTATCTGGGGCTGGGCGCTATTTCGGGCCTGTTGGGAGAAAAACTGTTAAATTCAAAATGGAATATTTATATTGCCTTGCTCAGTGCCTGTCTGCTCGCCTTGAGTTTTTTTTATCTGGCCTTTCGATCGTGGAGAGGTGAAAACCATTTTTTTAAAATGCCCGCTTTTCTTGCAAAGTTCTACCAAGCCTCTGCTGCCCGTTTTTTTTCTCCCGAACAGAAAAACAGTTTTTTCATTTATGAGGCAGGAGTCACCGGACTACTTTCGGTTTTCCTCCCCTGTGCCTGGCTGTATTCTTTC
This DNA window, taken from Deltaproteobacteria bacterium, encodes the following:
- a CDS encoding c-type cytochrome, encoding MDDPKKNQEDKLLLDHEYDGIKELDNPLPRWWLAGFYLAIIFAIFYMNYYFLGNGRTLKEEFDRAKAENNLKILASRPKEGPIDEKKLEALLADTKQVAQGKAVFEKNCSPCHGAQGQGIIGPNLTDEYWIHGKGKLSDILKVVSEGVKEKGMPTWGAILKPDELNQVVVYVKSLKGSNPANPKAPQGEKVEE
- the ccoG gene encoding cytochrome c oxidase accessory protein CcoG gives rise to the protein MGSLNPKDLPPDRLSTTDEKGNRVYLYPAEVKGVFQKWRTRLHAFLIVFFLALPWIKIQGHPLLLLDIPHRRFAIFGLTFWAHDAPMLFFVFATLFLGLALLTCLLGRVWCGWACPQTVFIEGVFRRIERWVEGDSVSRKQRDEGPFSLQKLFKKSIKWFLFLLASLLLAHSFLAYFVGSDELLQMMRSSPSENFTPFLVMAISTGIVLFDFGWFREQFCVIACPYGRFQSVFMDSHSISVAYDEKRGEPRRGQSAEKEGDCINCYRCVQVCPTGIDIRRGLQLECVACTACIDACDEVMLKIERPKGLIRYDSISRLKNSKPIPWIRPRTLVYVLLLLGLLSAFAYTLSRRETLNAMLLRAKETPYQQIEENGKSLIINHFRINFSNESFHPIKINLDLAEGWKEKGIELITVSNPVLIEAGINTKTDFFIKFPKTLLMSQVNSIQILLRPEKEDSEFKIQRKDVTLMGPFQ
- a CDS encoding sulfite exporter TauE/SafE family protein, whose translation is MNSTELTFKTFVPLAILISSLAGSMHCASMCGGLVTLVSRNKISLCFYHLGRLLGYLGLGAISGLLGEKLLNSKWNIYIALLSACLLALSFFYLAFRSWRGENHFFKMPAFLAKFYQASAARFFSPEQKNSFFIYEAGVTGLLSVFLPCAWLYSFVLGAIATQSLIYGALFLFIFWLGTLPAMSLTPYLLQTLFIPLQKKSPKISALLLLGIGLFTLAVKLLPLMGSNSHPHMPFCNLHHH
- a CDS encoding CcoQ/FixQ family Cbb3-type cytochrome c oxidase assembly chaperone, with translation MTWLPCVGMLIFLFLFLAALFWVYRKDTKDFYQKLAKLPLE
- the ccoN gene encoding cytochrome-c oxidase, cbb3-type subunit I, whose product is MSETSSNQKLESFSYDDHIVKFFILATLVWGFVAMLAGIFAALELAHWKISLGLQWISFGRLRPLHTNAAIFAFAGNGIFAGIYHSTQRLLKARMFSDTLSKIHFWGWQLIIVSAAITLPLGLTAGKEYAELEWPIDIAITVVWVVFAVNFFGTLFKRRERHLYVALWFYIATIVTVAVLHVVNSAEIPVSFFKSYSIYAGVQDALVQWWYGHNAVAFVLTTPFLGLMYYYIPKGVHRPVYSYRLSILHFWSLVFIYIWAGPHHLLYTALPEWAQTLGMVFSIMLWAPSWGGMINGLLTLRGAWDRVRTDPVLKFLAAAVTFYGMATFEGPLLSIKSVNSLAHYTDWIIGHVHAGTLGWNAFLISGMFYYLVPKLWKTKLYSVKLANYHFWFGTLGIILYLLSMWTSGITQGLMLGAVDGTGHLVYPDFVETVIRITPLYWVRAFGGMLYLFGYILMLYNFRKTIAAAPADQSEEVHTAYALSSRTAPEVFEEEPHRMLEGLPSIFAILTVAAILVGTLIELVPTLMANQMVDASTPVKPYTALELAGRDLYIREGCYLCHSQMIRPLVHEELRYGKASEPAESAYDHPFQWGSKRTGPDLARVGTKYPDLWHYRHMRDPRAVTQGSIMPIYPWLYSQKIDEDILTKKLEVMKSMGVPYSEEEIKNAKEDAQSQASKIALGLENQGGEKNMQDKEIIALIAYLQRLGKPGGNL